A single genomic interval of uncultured Desulfobulbus sp. harbors:
- a CDS encoding flagellar biosynthesis anti-sigma factor FlgM: MNQVSDSQKSSKTKPAEEVSFGSTLESAQAAQSTSKVEDPERAARVQQLKAQVSAGTYEPDLESVSAQLLKFLVER; encoded by the coding sequence GTGAATCAGGTCAGCGATTCGCAAAAGTCGTCCAAAACAAAACCAGCAGAAGAAGTGTCCTTTGGCTCGACCCTTGAGAGTGCCCAGGCCGCCCAATCCACCAGCAAGGTAGAAGATCCCGAGCGTGCGGCACGGGTCCAGCAGCTCAAGGCACAGGTCAGTGCCGGTACCTATGAGCCTGATCTCGAGTCAGTCTCTGCCCAACTGCTCAAATTCTTGGTTGAAAGGTAA
- a CDS encoding flagellar protein FlgN encodes MERETVRELLIQLRDTIQLEREHAKTLDLSAMLDDIRRKETLIKVLNSVKELHPEDQQYAQQIQHENRRNAFLYRATLNWIQETMEFFGRRSAPVTYTPYGKTRNSAANGRLLSGTI; translated from the coding sequence ATGGAGCGTGAAACTGTTCGCGAACTGTTGATTCAGCTGCGGGATACCATCCAGTTGGAGAGGGAGCATGCCAAGACCTTGGACCTCTCCGCGATGTTGGATGATATCCGCCGCAAAGAAACACTGATCAAGGTGCTCAACTCCGTCAAAGAACTGCACCCTGAAGATCAGCAGTATGCCCAACAGATTCAGCACGAGAATCGGCGCAATGCCTTTTTGTACCGGGCAACCTTGAACTGGATCCAGGAAACCATGGAATTTTTTGGACGAAGGTCAGCTCCCGTGACCTACACCCCGTACGGCAAAACCCGCAACTCTGCTGCCAACGGCCGGCTCCTCTCCGGCACCATCTGA
- the flgK gene encoding flagellar hook-associated protein FlgK, whose amino-acid sequence MHVLPQGKRPRQHDLFATIRGISAPMTSLLNALNAGKTSLLTNQKSIEIVGNNIANVNTEGYSRQRAELSQIPAVNFGDFFVGQGVTVSDVSRDYSVFINRQLQDKTIEYGEESGKSNSLSELERIFSVGEDNLASQINDFFDAWQELTANPSGEVERDIVLQRGELLGDAFASMTDELDTVVSNMNTEIIGEVDYLNEKIAEIAKLNDRISLVEISGQTANAARDQRDLIVQDLSETLGIETYTDNRGMLCVQLPGGMPLVQGNLCSTIKTVTNGSNVDLQLETTGVTLDIDLQNLGGKFKGMFETRDVFIADLQESLNTLAIDLTSAVNAQHAAGYGSDGVTGRNFFNDISALGVGQVASRNVALAISDATEIAAAGNSTAAPGDNENALAIAQLEITHHVGTTGDTFDNYFAKMVADVGIEAARNELALSGAEDASVQLQNLRDGYSGVSLEEEMIDLIQYQRGFESSAKFLATVDEMMNALLQLKG is encoded by the coding sequence ATGCACGTATTGCCCCAGGGCAAGCGTCCACGGCAGCATGATCTATTCGCAACCATCCGGGGGATCAGCGCACCCATGACCAGCCTGCTCAATGCACTCAATGCCGGCAAAACCAGCCTGCTGACCAACCAAAAATCGATCGAGATCGTCGGCAACAACATCGCCAACGTCAATACCGAAGGGTATTCGCGGCAACGTGCCGAGCTCTCGCAGATTCCCGCGGTCAACTTCGGCGACTTCTTTGTCGGCCAGGGCGTGACCGTCTCCGACGTGAGCCGTGATTATTCGGTGTTTATCAACCGGCAGCTGCAGGACAAGACCATCGAATACGGCGAAGAGAGCGGAAAATCCAACTCGCTGTCCGAGTTGGAACGTATCTTTTCGGTGGGCGAAGACAACCTGGCCTCGCAGATCAACGACTTCTTCGACGCCTGGCAGGAGTTGACCGCCAACCCGAGCGGCGAGGTTGAACGGGATATCGTTCTCCAGCGGGGTGAGCTCCTGGGCGATGCCTTTGCCAGCATGACCGACGAGTTGGATACGGTTGTCTCCAACATGAACACCGAAATTATCGGCGAGGTGGATTACCTCAACGAAAAGATTGCGGAAATAGCCAAACTCAACGACCGTATCAGCCTGGTGGAAATTTCCGGACAAACCGCCAACGCCGCCCGTGATCAGCGGGATTTGATTGTCCAGGACCTCTCCGAGACCCTGGGCATCGAAACCTACACCGACAACCGGGGCATGCTCTGCGTGCAGCTTCCCGGCGGCATGCCGCTGGTGCAGGGCAATCTCTGCTCGACCATCAAGACCGTCACCAATGGGTCCAATGTCGATCTGCAGCTCGAAACCACCGGCGTCACTTTGGATATCGACCTGCAAAACCTGGGCGGCAAGTTCAAAGGGATGTTCGAGACCCGGGATGTGTTCATTGCCGACCTTCAGGAAAGCCTCAATACCCTGGCCATTGACCTGACCAGTGCGGTCAATGCGCAGCATGCTGCCGGCTACGGTTCCGACGGTGTGACCGGCCGGAATTTTTTCAACGATATTTCCGCCCTCGGCGTCGGCCAGGTCGCCAGCCGCAATGTGGCCCTGGCCATCTCGGATGCAACGGAGATTGCCGCGGCCGGCAATTCCACGGCAGCTCCGGGCGACAATGAAAACGCCCTGGCCATTGCCCAGCTTGAAATAACCCACCACGTCGGCACCACCGGTGACACCTTTGACAACTATTTTGCCAAAATGGTGGCCGATGTCGGCATCGAGGCTGCCCGCAACGAATTGGCGCTTTCCGGTGCGGAAGATGCCTCGGTGCAGCTGCAAAACCTCCGCGACGGCTATTCCGGAGTTTCCCTGGAAGAAGAAATGATCGACTTGATTCAATATCAACGCGGCTTTGAGTCTTCGGCCAAATTCCTTGCCACCGTCGACGAAATGATGAATGCCCTCCTCCAGCTCAAAGGATAA
- the flgL gene encoding flagellar hook-associated protein FlgL translates to MKATQGTTYRMLGSRLNDVSLQLEELRSIGATGKKLNKASDDPASVRPVLNSRKQISNIDRNLETMGKSLDTMQATDGHLEHVENIMQRAKEIMTNAVNGSLNDSDLTVLADEMVQLRKELLDSANGMVDGKYLFAGYEEDTTPFVVNPAYNPTLYNASDSSTWPYLYQGDENATSLEITTGERITVNLTGNDLFFGTTTWDSTTSTNNSTESGRYDLFLELTQAEEALRSGNVTDMQTSIDDLEGAAEQNRRLRSQLGNRANRVETAMDYQEGVKIDLEQILSRYQDADAIEAFNAIVQQETAFQAALSVTAQVSSMSILDYI, encoded by the coding sequence ATGAAAGCCACCCAAGGAACCACCTATAGAATGCTGGGATCCCGTCTCAACGACGTTTCCCTGCAGCTTGAAGAGCTGCGCTCCATAGGCGCAACCGGCAAGAAGCTGAACAAGGCCTCCGATGATCCAGCATCGGTCCGTCCGGTGCTCAATTCCCGCAAGCAGATTTCCAATATCGACCGCAATTTGGAGACCATGGGAAAATCCCTGGACACCATGCAGGCCACCGATGGCCATCTCGAGCATGTGGAAAACATCATGCAACGGGCCAAGGAAATCATGACCAATGCGGTCAACGGCTCCCTCAACGACAGCGACCTCACCGTTCTCGCCGACGAGATGGTGCAACTGCGCAAGGAGCTCCTTGATTCGGCCAACGGCATGGTGGACGGCAAGTACCTCTTTGCCGGGTATGAGGAGGATACCACCCCCTTTGTGGTCAATCCCGCCTACAACCCGACGCTGTATAACGCCAGCGACTCCTCGACCTGGCCCTATCTGTACCAGGGCGATGAAAACGCCACCTCGCTGGAGATCACCACCGGTGAGCGCATCACGGTCAATCTCACCGGAAACGATCTCTTCTTCGGGACCACAACCTGGGATTCGACCACCTCCACCAACAACAGCACGGAGTCCGGCCGTTACGATCTCTTCCTCGAACTCACCCAGGCGGAGGAGGCCCTGCGCTCCGGTAATGTGACCGACATGCAAACCTCCATAGACGACCTGGAAGGGGCCGCCGAACAGAATCGGCGCCTGCGCTCACAGCTCGGCAACCGCGCCAATCGGGTGGAAACGGCCATGGATTATCAGGAAGGGGTCAAGATCGATCTTGAGCAGATTCTTTCCCGTTATCAAGATGCCGATGCCATCGAGGCCTTCAACGCCATCGTCCAGCAGGAGACCGCCTTTCAGGCTGCGCTCAGTGTTACGGCCCAGGTTTCGAGCATGTCCATCCTCGACTACATCTAA
- the csrA gene encoding carbon storage regulator CsrA, which produces MLVLTRKPGEGIIIGDNITIKIIEMKSGGIRIGIDAPRDTKIYRQEVYDRIRQENIEAAAGWDMNDLDLLSDQLEGRTLKK; this is translated from the coding sequence ATGCTGGTGTTGACCAGAAAGCCCGGTGAAGGCATTATCATCGGGGATAACATAACAATAAAAATAATCGAAATGAAAAGCGGCGGCATTCGTATCGGTATTGATGCGCCCCGGGACACCAAGATTTATAGGCAGGAAGTCTACGATCGCATCCGTCAGGAAAACATTGAAGCGGCAGCCGGTTGGGATATGAACGATCTTGATCTCCTCAGTGATCAGCTTGAAGGAAGGACGTTAAAAAAATGA
- a CDS encoding flagellar assembly protein FliW — MKTINTRFGEVEYDPSHVIHFPEGLIGLDHLKNFLVMPNQKKGPLFWIQSVDDPAFAFVVTDPTNFFLDYMVIPDSEERRKLEMQNDSPCFVLAIVTVAANKEITLNLQGPILYAPESRKGLQVILEDPRYDIRTPLPSVKK, encoded by the coding sequence ATGAAAACTATCAACACCCGTTTCGGTGAGGTGGAATACGATCCCTCCCACGTCATTCATTTTCCCGAGGGTTTGATCGGGCTTGATCACCTGAAAAATTTTTTGGTCATGCCCAATCAAAAAAAAGGGCCGTTGTTTTGGATCCAGAGCGTCGACGACCCCGCCTTTGCCTTTGTCGTAACCGATCCGACCAACTTTTTTCTCGATTATATGGTGATCCCGGATAGCGAGGAACGGCGCAAGCTGGAAATGCAAAACGACAGCCCCTGTTTCGTGCTGGCCATTGTCACTGTTGCCGCCAACAAGGAAATCACCCTCAATCTGCAGGGCCCGATACTGTATGCTCCGGAGTCCCGAAAAGGACTCCAGGTCATCTTGGAGGATCCCCGCTACGACATTCGCACCCCCCTGCCCTCGGTCAAGAAGTAA